One stretch of Streptomyces hygroscopicus DNA includes these proteins:
- a CDS encoding putative serine-threonine protein kinase: MGEFAPLEAGDPERVGRYRIVARLGRGGMGRVYLGRSPGGRAVAVKVVRPELAEDPDFRRRFDREVKAARRVTGFFTAAVVDAEPEAMPPWLATEYVPGMSLDAAVDAHGAWPEPPVLALGAALAEALEAVHGADVVHRDLKPSNVLLAANGPRLIDFGISLAAEATKLTETGATIGTPGFMSPEQLAGDTVGAASDVFALGAVLAYAATGSGPFGGGPAHALNYRVVHEEPDLTGLPPRLADVVARCLAKDPGQRPTVPDLVAELSRAAQAEAADGSSTRVGWLPEPVTTEITRRQAEPLVAPTGQATVEDVPLTVRATAPVPGPPEAPGSGGERRWRRWFTRGPVLAGLAVAVVLGVVVTVTLLPDHGSGGEQSGKQSGKQTGKQLPAPVLKQLWSYSQGTKSPPSVEGGRVYFGEDDGGVSALDADTGDRVWEFGRTMGDEGSPVFAEGAVYFSSRDDGFDQDRSRVYALDAATGRHRWEFEPNGWVDAGPVVVGGTAYFASSKLGGDGILYAVDAATGEKEWSHVLGRGAGLAYDDGVVYYGARTVRGSHLYALDADTGKQVWKVHISADVLPSAITSLTVADGVIHTVGDDGVLSARDADNGDLLWKYRTDLSDFLGSSPPVVVDGAVYISGNTERDAGDGQVFAVNAKTGALRWKYRMPRVSSPPTVTAGTVYVSTEAGALELLSADSGDSSGQVRLADDHEPNVTVVDGVAYFDGGDGRLHAATITR; the protein is encoded by the coding sequence GTGGGGGAGTTCGCGCCGCTGGAAGCGGGGGACCCCGAGCGGGTCGGGCGGTACCGGATCGTCGCACGGCTGGGCCGGGGCGGGATGGGGCGGGTGTATCTGGGCCGGTCACCGGGTGGCCGCGCGGTCGCGGTGAAGGTGGTACGGCCCGAGCTCGCGGAGGATCCCGATTTCCGTCGCCGGTTTGACCGCGAGGTGAAGGCGGCCCGCCGGGTGACGGGGTTCTTCACCGCCGCTGTGGTGGACGCCGAACCGGAGGCCATGCCTCCGTGGCTGGCCACCGAATACGTGCCGGGGATGTCCCTGGACGCGGCGGTGGACGCGCACGGCGCCTGGCCGGAGCCCCCGGTGCTGGCGCTGGGCGCCGCGCTGGCCGAGGCGCTGGAGGCCGTACACGGTGCCGATGTGGTGCACCGCGATCTCAAGCCGTCGAACGTACTGCTGGCCGCAAACGGCCCGCGGCTGATCGATTTCGGCATCTCCCTGGCGGCCGAGGCCACCAAGCTCACGGAGACCGGGGCGACGATCGGCACGCCCGGTTTCATGTCCCCCGAGCAACTGGCGGGCGACACGGTGGGCGCGGCGAGCGACGTCTTCGCCCTCGGTGCCGTCCTGGCTTACGCGGCGACCGGATCCGGCCCGTTCGGCGGCGGCCCCGCCCACGCCCTGAACTACCGGGTGGTCCATGAGGAACCGGACCTGACCGGCCTGCCGCCCCGACTGGCGGACGTCGTGGCCCGGTGCCTGGCCAAGGACCCGGGCCAACGGCCCACGGTGCCGGACCTGGTGGCAGAGCTGAGCCGGGCCGCGCAGGCCGAAGCGGCCGACGGCTCGTCCACGAGAGTCGGCTGGCTCCCCGAGCCGGTGACGACCGAGATCACCCGCAGGCAGGCCGAACCGTTGGTCGCGCCCACCGGACAGGCCACGGTCGAGGACGTGCCCCTCACCGTCCGCGCGACGGCGCCCGTGCCGGGCCCACCGGAGGCGCCCGGCTCCGGCGGCGAGCGGCGCTGGAGGCGCTGGTTCACGCGGGGCCCGGTCCTGGCGGGTCTCGCGGTGGCCGTGGTCCTCGGGGTCGTGGTCACCGTGACGCTTCTCCCCGACCATGGGTCCGGCGGGGAGCAGAGTGGGAAACAGAGCGGGAAGCAGACCGGGAAGCAGCTCCCCGCGCCAGTACTGAAGCAGCTGTGGTCCTACTCGCAGGGCACGAAATCGCCACCGTCGGTCGAGGGCGGACGGGTCTACTTCGGCGAGGACGACGGCGGCGTGTCCGCCCTGGACGCCGACACCGGCGACCGCGTGTGGGAATTCGGCCGGACGATGGGCGACGAAGGCTCACCGGTCTTCGCCGAAGGGGCGGTCTACTTCAGCAGTCGCGACGACGGATTCGACCAGGACCGCAGCCGCGTGTACGCCCTCGACGCCGCCACCGGAAGACATCGGTGGGAGTTCGAGCCCAACGGCTGGGTGGACGCGGGCCCGGTTGTGGTCGGCGGAACCGCCTATTTCGCCAGCAGCAAACTCGGCGGCGACGGCATCCTGTACGCGGTGGACGCCGCAACCGGTGAAAAGGAGTGGAGCCATGTGCTCGGCCGGGGCGCCGGGCTGGCCTATGACGACGGGGTCGTCTACTACGGGGCCCGTACCGTACGCGGCTCGCATCTCTATGCCCTTGACGCCGACACCGGCAAGCAGGTGTGGAAGGTGCACATCAGCGCTGACGTCCTCCCCAGCGCGATCACGTCGCTGACCGTCGCCGACGGTGTCATCCACACCGTCGGCGACGACGGCGTCCTGTCCGCCCGGGACGCCGACAACGGCGACCTGCTGTGGAAGTACCGGACCGATCTCTCCGACTTCTTGGGTTCGAGCCCCCCGGTCGTCGTCGACGGGGCCGTCTACATCAGCGGAAACACCGAACGGGATGCGGGGGACGGCCAGGTGTTCGCCGTCAACGCGAAGACCGGCGCCTTGCGGTGGAAGTACCGGATGCCACGGGTGAGCTCGCCGCCCACCGTCACGGCCGGCACGGTCTACGTCAGCACCGAGGCCGGCGCCTTGGAACTCCTGAGTGCCGACAGCGGCGACTCCTCGGGACAGGTCCGCCTGGCGGATGACCATGAACCGAACGTGACCGTCGTGGACGGGG
- a CDS encoding serine/threonine protein kinase: MAACAALRAGDPERVGRYRIVGRLGRGGMGQVYLGLLPSGRAAAVKVVRSALADDPEFRRRFAREVAAARQVTGIFTAAVVDADPEGTPAWLATEYVPGMSLDAAVDAHGAWPEPSVLALGAALAEALDAIHGTGLVHRDLKPSNVLLAADGPRVIDFGISRAAESTKLTETGAVIGTPGFISPEQLVDDRVSAASDVFALGAVLAYMATGTRPFGTGNAQALNYRVVHAEPDLTGLPPVVADVVARCLAKDPGQRPTMPRLMEELGRASGIERADGFFTEADWLPEPVAEEIARAQATPLPTPLPTTSPTSGGQTTVVAVPTTVATAPPPASSGAHPPPSDSAPGGGKRRLTRGRVLTGLVVIAVLALVCTTALLSGRLSGGDGQGDDASSGASARKEPTRKEPVRKELWSYALDGQMELSTVADGTVYVDNSEDSLYALDADTGDELWHRHRAEATLFLLGASDGMAFYGDKDHMYALDADSGEEVWKVEDGGVHATPTKVGDTIYVTYGAFLAALKSDTGEVIWKKKYDGSLRQGATVADGVVYPVSGAEGDALYAVDARTGDDLWRFNAGSDIASSPAVADGTVYVGTKDGTLHAVDSDSGQEAWKRAFDGKLWDPAVANGAGDPIVADGVVYFENDGYVCAFAADTGKPLWRHKPGLADVELVSVAGGTVQFTDGEDGSRALYALDADTGKRLWKGEPGENPTVVGGTLYYEDAGRLHASRPRD, translated from the coding sequence ATGGCGGCGTGCGCAGCGTTGCGGGCGGGGGATCCCGAGCGGGTGGGGCGGTACCGGATCGTCGGGCGGCTGGGCCGGGGCGGGATGGGCCAGGTGTATCTGGGCCTGTTGCCGAGCGGTCGCGCGGCCGCCGTGAAGGTGGTGCGGTCCGCGCTGGCGGACGATCCGGAATTCCGGCGCCGGTTCGCGCGCGAGGTGGCGGCGGCCCGCCAGGTGACCGGCATCTTCACCGCCGCGGTCGTGGACGCGGACCCCGAGGGCACCCCGGCGTGGCTGGCCACCGAATACGTGCCGGGGATGTCCTTGGACGCGGCGGTGGACGCGCACGGGGCTTGGCCGGAGCCCTCGGTGCTGGCGCTGGGCGCCGCGCTGGCCGAGGCGTTGGACGCCATCCACGGCACCGGTCTGGTACACCGCGATCTCAAGCCCTCGAACGTGCTGTTGGCCGCGGACGGCCCGCGCGTGATCGACTTCGGTATCTCGCGGGCGGCCGAGAGCACCAAGCTCACCGAAACCGGTGCGGTGATCGGGACACCCGGCTTCATCTCGCCCGAGCAACTGGTGGACGACAGGGTTTCGGCTGCGAGCGACGTCTTCGCCCTGGGCGCTGTTCTGGCGTACATGGCGACCGGAACCCGACCGTTCGGGACCGGCAATGCCCAGGCTCTGAACTACCGGGTGGTCCATGCGGAGCCGGATCTGACCGGCCTGCCGCCCGTGGTGGCGGACGTCGTGGCCAGGTGCCTGGCCAAGGACCCTGGCCAACGGCCCACCATGCCACGGCTGATGGAGGAACTGGGCCGGGCGTCGGGGATCGAGCGGGCCGACGGCTTCTTCACCGAGGCCGACTGGCTGCCCGAGCCGGTGGCCGAGGAGATCGCCCGCGCGCAGGCCACGCCCCTGCCCACCCCCTTGCCCACGACCTCGCCCACGTCCGGCGGACAGACCACTGTCGTGGCCGTTCCCACCACCGTTGCCACGGCACCGCCCCCGGCCTCCTCGGGAGCCCACCCCCCACCGTCCGACTCCGCCCCCGGCGGCGGAAAGCGCAGGCTCACCCGAGGCCGCGTCCTGACGGGGCTCGTCGTCATCGCAGTCCTCGCCCTCGTCTGCACGACGGCGCTCCTCTCCGGTCGTCTGTCCGGCGGCGACGGCCAGGGCGATGATGCCTCCAGCGGCGCATCGGCGCGGAAGGAGCCGACGCGGAAGGAACCGGTGCGCAAGGAACTGTGGTCCTACGCCTTGGACGGCCAAATGGAACTGTCCACGGTGGCGGACGGCACGGTCTACGTCGACAACAGCGAAGACAGCCTGTACGCGCTGGACGCCGACACCGGCGACGAGTTGTGGCATCGGCACCGCGCGGAAGCCACGCTCTTTCTGCTGGGGGCCTCCGACGGGATGGCCTTCTACGGCGACAAGGACCATATGTACGCCCTGGACGCCGACAGCGGTGAGGAAGTCTGGAAGGTCGAGGACGGTGGGGTTCATGCGACACCCACCAAGGTCGGTGACACCATCTATGTGACCTACGGCGCCTTCCTGGCCGCGCTGAAATCCGATACGGGCGAAGTGATCTGGAAGAAGAAGTACGACGGATCACTGCGGCAAGGGGCGACCGTCGCCGATGGAGTCGTCTACCCCGTCTCGGGTGCCGAAGGCGACGCTCTGTACGCCGTGGACGCCAGGACCGGCGACGACCTGTGGCGGTTCAACGCCGGTAGCGACATCGCGTCCTCACCCGCCGTCGCCGACGGGACCGTCTACGTCGGCACCAAGGACGGCACCCTGCACGCGGTCGACTCCGACTCCGGCCAGGAGGCGTGGAAGCGTGCCTTCGACGGGAAGTTGTGGGATCCGGCCGTGGCCAACGGGGCGGGTGACCCGATAGTCGCCGACGGCGTGGTCTATTTCGAGAACGACGGCTATGTGTGCGCTTTCGCCGCGGACACCGGAAAGCCGCTGTGGCGGCACAAGCCGGGCCTGGCGGATGTGGAGTTGGTGTCCGTCGCGGGCGGTACCGTCCAGTTCACCGATGGCGAGGACGGCAGCCGCGCGCTGTACGCCCTGGACGCCGACACCGGCAAGCGACTGTGGAAAGGGGAGCCGGGGGAGAATCCGACCGTCGTCGGCGGCACGCTCTACTACGAGGATGCCGGGCGTCTGCACGCGTCCCGGCCACGGGATTGA
- a CDS encoding TetR family transcriptional regulator, giving the protein MEAPTEVLTPAARRILDAAAELFYGQGINAVGVDLIAKRSGVTKKTLYDRFGSKEALVAAYLRERDERWRAWLTAEVEKSPPGDRALATFDALALWVARENPRGCGFVNAAAELPDAAHPARQVIADQKRWLRGYLRQLCEEAGVTAPGDLADELLLLHEGATVLNGLSVVADAVGIARRLAVRALERARA; this is encoded by the coding sequence ATGGAAGCGCCTACGGAAGTGCTCACCCCCGCCGCGCGCCGCATCCTCGACGCCGCCGCCGAGCTGTTCTACGGGCAGGGGATCAACGCGGTCGGCGTGGATCTGATCGCCAAGCGCTCCGGCGTCACGAAGAAGACGCTCTACGACCGCTTCGGCTCCAAGGAGGCCCTGGTCGCCGCGTATCTGCGGGAGCGCGATGAGCGATGGCGGGCGTGGCTCACCGCCGAGGTCGAGAAATCGCCCCCGGGGGATCGCGCCCTGGCCACGTTCGACGCGCTCGCGCTGTGGGTGGCCCGAGAGAACCCGCGCGGCTGCGGTTTCGTGAACGCGGCGGCCGAACTGCCGGACGCCGCCCATCCGGCCCGGCAGGTGATCGCCGACCAGAAGCGATGGCTGCGCGGATATCTGCGGCAACTGTGCGAGGAGGCGGGCGTGACGGCCCCCGGCGACCTGGCGGACGAACTGCTGCTGCTCCACGAGGGCGCGACGGTGCTGAACGGGCTGTCGGTGGTCGCCGATGCGGTCGGCATCGCGCGGCGGCTGGCCGTGCGGGCGCTGGAGCGGGCCAGGGCCTGA
- a CDS encoding membrane protein, with translation MPVSAAVTSIGLVVMWSSGFIGAELGTREAPADTLLMWRFLAAAAILGGAWALFRRRRLRPRALAEQAAIGALSQGGYLGGIVWAVGLGVPSGTAALIAALQPLAAGALAGRLLGETVSPRQWAGLAIGLGGVALVVQGDLSAGPTTAPAWAYGLPFAAMAALLAASFLERRARAPLAPVDAIPLHCLVSAVLFTGVALAGGHAAPPAGGGFWAAVAWTVLLSTVGGYGFYWLSLRRNGVTGTSALIYLTPPTTLVWAYAMFGDAPGWTALAGMAVCVIGVTAATVRRPVRRRPDRSARLAEEPVRDRAVPRVSAE, from the coding sequence ATGCCCGTCAGCGCCGCCGTCACCTCCATCGGCCTCGTCGTGATGTGGAGCTCCGGCTTCATCGGAGCCGAGCTCGGCACGAGGGAGGCACCCGCCGACACCCTGCTGATGTGGCGCTTCCTCGCGGCGGCGGCGATCTTGGGGGGCGCTTGGGCGCTGTTCAGGCGCCGCAGGCTGCGCCCACGCGCCCTGGCCGAGCAGGCGGCGATCGGGGCGCTCTCGCAGGGCGGCTATCTCGGCGGGATCGTCTGGGCGGTCGGGCTCGGCGTGCCGTCCGGCACCGCAGCGCTGATCGCCGCGTTGCAGCCGCTCGCGGCGGGCGCGCTGGCCGGGCGGCTGCTCGGGGAGACGGTCAGCCCGCGCCAGTGGGCGGGGCTGGCCATCGGGCTCGGCGGGGTCGCGCTCGTCGTCCAGGGCGATCTGTCGGCGGGCCCCACCACCGCCCCGGCCTGGGCGTACGGGCTGCCCTTCGCCGCCATGGCGGCGCTGCTGGCCGCGAGCTTCCTCGAACGCAGGGCGCGGGCGCCGCTCGCCCCCGTGGACGCCATACCGCTCCACTGCCTCGTCAGCGCCGTACTGTTCACCGGGGTCGCCCTCGCCGGAGGCCATGCCGCACCCCCGGCGGGCGGGGGCTTCTGGGCCGCGGTGGCGTGGACGGTGCTGCTCTCCACGGTCGGCGGCTACGGCTTCTACTGGCTGAGCCTGCGCCGTAACGGCGTCACCGGCACCAGCGCGCTGATCTACCTCACGCCCCCGACCACGCTGGTGTGGGCCTACGCGATGTTCGGGGACGCGCCCGGGTGGACCGCCCTCGCGGGCATGGCGGTGTGCGTGATCGGCGTGACGGCCGCCACCGTGCGCCGCCCGGTGCGCCGCCGCCCCGATCGGTCGGCGCGGCTCGCGGAGGAGCCAGTCCGTGATCGAGCGGTGCCGCGGGTCTCAGCCGAGTAG